Proteins encoded in a region of the Panicum hallii strain FIL2 chromosome 3, PHallii_v3.1, whole genome shotgun sequence genome:
- the LOC112885860 gene encoding nifU-like protein 4, mitochondrial — MAMARRRLLALASQLQRRAPAPPATQPWRHATPRFLSSAASGPLDRLKTPPLARPAARNPASSPWDRFGGGQKRTMFIQTQSTPNPQSLMFYPGKPVMEVGSSDFPNARTAMTSPLAKALFAIDGVTRVFFGSDFVTVTKSEETSWDYLKPEVFAAIMDFYSSGQPLFLDSNSAAAMDTAIHEDDSEIVAMIKELLETRIRPAVQDDGGDIEYRGFDPETGIVKLKMQGACSGCPSSSVTLKSGIENMLMHYVPEVKGVEQELDGDEEAELAGAGQME; from the exons ATGGCCATGGCGAGGCGGAGGCTTCTCGCGCTCGCATCCCAGCTCCAGAGGAGggctccagcgccgccggcgACGCAACCGTGGCGGCACGCCACGCCCCGGTTCCTCTCCTCAGCGGCGTCCGGCCCCCTCGACCGCCTGAAGACGCCGCCTCTCGCGCGCCCAGCGGCCAGGAACCCCGCCTCCTCTCCATGGGATCGATTCGGAG GAGGGCAGAAGAGGACCATGTTCATCCAGACACAATCCACCCCAAACCCACAGTCGCTCATGTTCTATCCCGGAAAGCCAGTTATGGAGGTCGGGAGCTCTGATTTCCCAAATGCTCGGACCGCGATGACATCCCCGTTGGCTAAGGCACTGTTTGCGATCGATG GTGTAACCAGGGTATTCTTTGGATCTGATTTTGTAACTGTTACAAAATCAGAAGAAACTTCTTGGGATTACCTTAAACCTGAGGTTTTTGCTGCGATAATGGATTTTTACTCATCTGGGCAACCACTTTTTCTAGACTCAAATTCTGCAGCTGCTATGGACACAGCAATTCATGAG GATGATTCAGAAATAGTTGCCATGATAAAGGAATTGTTGGAGACTCGCATTCGGCCAGCTGTTCAAGATGATGGTGGTGACATTGAATACCGAGGATTTGATCC AGAAACAGGAATAGTTAAGCTTAAAATGCAAGGTGCCTGCAGTGGCTGTCCGAGTTCATCGGTCACATTGAAGTCTGGGATAGAAAACATGCTTATGCACTATGTACCTGAG GTGAAAGGAGTAGAGCAGGAGCTTGATGGTGATGAGGAAGCTGAGCTAGCTGGAGCTGGACAGATGGAGTGA
- the LOC112885861 gene encoding GATA transcription factor 23-like, with amino-acid sequence MMDSAEHKVIGIAAAAEPGRPCCVECRTTATPMWRGGPTGPRSLCNACGIRYRKKRRQELGLDNNKKPQQNQQQPHPPQQPQQPQHQDHSLAPSAVKDNKSSGLQVVKKRRVLMGVEEAAILLMALSSSSRSTLLHG; translated from the exons ATGATGGATTCTGCCGAGCACAAG GTGATCgggatcgcggcggcggcggagcccgGGAGGCCGTGCTGCGTCGAGTGCCGCACCACCGCGACGCCCATGTGGCGCGGCGGGCCGACGGGGCCCAGG TCACTTTGCAATGCGTGCGGGATCCGGtacaggaagaagaggaggcaagAGCTAGGTCTTGACAACAACAAGAAACCACAGCAAAATCAGCAGCAGCCGCATCCGCCGCAGCAGCCACAGCAGCCACAGCATCAAGATCACAGTCTTGCACCAAGTGCAGTCAAAGACAACAAAAGTAGCGGCCTGCAAGTGGTGAAGAAACGGAGGGTCCTGATGGGAGTGGAGGAGGCCGCAATCCTGCTCATGGCCTTGTCCTCCTCATCCAGGTCCACACTGCTACATGGCTAG
- the LOC112884592 gene encoding probable ethylene response sensor 2, whose product MDGCDCIEPLWQADDLLMKYQYISDFFIALAYFSIPLELIYFVQKSAFFPYRWVLIQFGAFIVLCGATHLINMWTFTTYTKTIAVVLTVAKVATAIVSCITALMLVHIIPDLLSVKLRERFLKAKAEELDREMGKIRTKEETGRHVHMLTHEIRSTLDRHTILRTTLVEMGRTLGLAECALWMPSRSGTTLHLSHTLHNNAPLGSVVPINLPIVATIFNSNRAERISHNSPLASIKTQTRRYMTSVPEVVGVRVPLLQLTNFQINDWPELSAKAFAVMVLMLPPDSARKWRPHELELVEVVADQVAVALSHAAILEESMRARDLLMEQNIALNAARREAEMAICARNDFLAVMNHEMRTPMRAIISLSSLLLETKLTAEQRLMIETILKSSNLLETLSNDVLDISKLGNGNLELEIAPFNLHATFTDVVDLIKPVAAFKRLSVMVHLAPELPAYAVGDQKRLMQTILNVAGNSVKFTKEGHISITASIARPDSLRDPYAPDFHPVLSDGSFYLAVQVKDTGCGISPEDMPHTFTKFAHPQNATIKSHGGNGLGLALSRRFVALMQGNIWLESEGAGKGCTTTFFVKLGLSDKPNANLRRIAPPVQPKQGTASPDTSLVANNDMAILPLCYQSMV is encoded by the exons ATGGATGGTTGTGATTGCATTGAGCCACTTTGGCAGGCTGATGATCTCCTAATGAAGTATCAGTACATATCTGACTTCTTCATCGCACTTGCGTACTTCTCAATCCCTTTGGAGCTCATATACTTTGTTCAGAAGTCAGCTTTCTTCCCGTACCGATGGGTGCTCATACAGTTTGGTGCTTTCATCGTTCTCTGTGGGGCAACCCACTTGATAAACATGTGGACTTTCACCACATATACCAAGACTATAGCTGTGGTATTGACCGTGGCAAAAGTGGCGACAGCAATTGTGTCATGCATAACAGCTTTGATGCTAGTTCATATCATTCCTGATTTGTTGAGTGTGAAACTGAGAGAGCGGTTCCTAAAGGCTAAGGCTGAGGAGCTTGATAGGGAGATGGGGAAAATAAGAACAAAAGAGGAGACGGGAAGACATGTGCACATGCTCACACACGAGATAAGAAGCACACTTGACAGGCACACTATTCTGAGAACTACACTTGTTGAAATGGGAAGAACTCTTGGCTTAGCAGAATGTGCCTTGTGGATGCCATCCCGCTCTGGAACAACTCTTCATCTCTCACATACGCTCCATAACAATGCTCCGCTTGGATCAGTTGTTCCTATCAATCTTCCAATTGTTGCTACAATTTTTAATAGTAATCGTGCCGAGAGAATTTCACATAATTCCCCATTGGCTTCAATAAAGACTCAGACAAGAAGGTACATGACCTCTGTACCAGAGGTCGTTGGTGTCCGTGTTCCACTGCTGCAGCTTACAAATTTCCAAATAAATGATTGGCCTGAGCTATCTGCAAAAGCCTTTGCAGTGATGGTTTTGATGCTTCCTCCAGACAGTGCACGAAAATGGCGTCCACACGAACTggagctggttgaagttgttgcTGACCAG GTGGCGGTTGCACTATCCCATGCTGCCATTTTGGAAGAGTCCATGCGAGCCCGTGATCTGCTAATGGAGCAGAATATTGCTCTGAATGCAGCACGTCGAGAGGCAGAAATGGCTATTTGTGCTCGGAATGATTTTCTTGCAGTCATGAATCATGAAATGCGGACTCCTATGCGAGCAATAATTTCTTTGTCATCCCTCCTCTTAGAAACAAAACTTACTGCAGAACAGCGCCTGATGATTGAGACTATACTAAAAAGTAGCAATCTTCTAGAAACTCTTTCAAATGATGTTTTGGATATCTCCAAGCTTGGGAATGggaatcttgagctggaaattgCACCTTTCAATCTGCATGCCACCTTTACAGAT GTGGTTGATTTAATTAAGCCAGTAGCAGCCTTCAAAAGGCTATCGGTAATGGTTCACTTGGCTCCAGAGTTGCCTGCCTACGCAGTTGGTGACCAAAAGAGGTTGATGCAAACAATACTAAATGTTGCTGGGAACTCTGTTAAGTTTACAAAGGAGGGTCACATTTCAATTACAGCTTCGATCGCTAGGCCAGATTCTTTGAGGGACCCATATGCTCCCGACTTCCATCCAGTTCTATCCGATGGGTCCTTTTACTTGGCTGTACAG GTAAAAGACACCGGATGTGGAATTAGCCCAGAAGATATGCCTCACACCTTCACAAAATTTGCACACCCACAAAATGCTACAATCAAATCGCACGGTGGCAATGGATTGGGACTGGCCCTTTCCAGAAG ATTTGTCGCTCTTATGCAAGGAAACATCTGGCTTGAAAGTGAAGGTGCAGGGAAGGGCTGTACCACAACATTCTTCGTGAAGCTAGGCCTATCTGATAAACCAAATGCAAATCTCCGAAGAATCGCACCTCCTGTCCAGCCAAAGCAAGGAACTGCAAGTCCAGATACATCATTGGTAGCCAACAACGACATGGCAATTCTTCCACTTTGTTACCAGTCAATGGTATGA